The following coding sequences lie in one Plasmodium sp. gorilla clade G2 genome assembly, chromosome: 11 genomic window:
- a CDS encoding RING zinc finger protein, putative has product MANDLGELSNKQNGYMENEINEKNNEINNEINNEINNEINNEVTDKIIKDIKNDIVRNNMVKEENKYINKTHNEDIVNSLCNKKIEPDNNIEKKSGEEECETLCKQEFSLKNVLRKRFLKGKSDKCDENDNKYMNNSNNNMNSNNNMNSNNNINSNDHNNNNDDDFYTCTNGSIDKDMNKNDKDVKNKKPKECINNEEKIPSEVECAICMKLLIVPVTIPCGHNFCRDCIEKAKEYKNLCPLCRSNMGDKKNINLLLGELIKQKYPLTYSKRLEEIENLKLEQEKKVIKERINAINNSSIIPIFKAPLIFGPYFPGEVFDINIYNKRFIDLIYFISNEGTFAITSSKEKNDEKKLYGIHVKILEQKKSNQVFYLKCIANFRVLLYNITLFTDYANFVGLHSPLFDENIPINFLTSHIINNTNVHTDSKNITCSNDNNEQDVSLCNHTNNGGKEKIEDLKKLLYQIEVEEDINLISYYYEQYKNITTMTELIDNNNNNSNSNNSNNNSNNSSNNNNSSNISNTVKYYSCILLSKICLLCIKNQLNRFGSAGVMLFNTKFRNIKLTSSEPSNEELEKFSYSLSCAIISRSSLKWKWFKITDTYERLESITQYFLKKKNKSILALDNSRSPLIHRFFMLDSISSSLIILVFFLIIICIKYFIY; this is encoded by the coding sequence atggcAAATGATTTAGGAGAATTgtcaaataaacaaaatggtTATATGGAAAATGAGataaatgagaaaaataatgaaataaataatgaaataaataatgaaataaataatgaaataaataatgaagttactgataaaataattaaagatataaaaaatgatattgtGAGAAATAATATggttaaagaagaaaataaatatattaataaaacacATAATGAGGATATTGTTAATTcattatgtaataaaaaaattgaaccagataataatatagaaaaaaaatctGGTGAAGAAGAATGTGAAACATTGTGTAAACAAGAATTTagtttaaaaaatgtattacgTAAAAGATTTTTAAAAGGCAAAAGTGATAAATGTGATgagaatgataataaatatatgaataatagtaataataatatgaatagtaataataatatgaatagtaataataatataaatagtaatgatcataataataacaatgatGATGATTTTTATACTTGTACTAATGGATCTATTGATAaagatatgaataaaaatgataaggatgtaaaaaataaaaaaccaAAAGAATgcataaataatgaagagaAGATACCTTCTGAAGTTGAATGTGCTATATGtatgaaattattaattgTTCCAGTTACCATACCATGTGGTCATAATTTTTGTCGAGATTGTATAGAGAAAGCaaaggaatataaaaatttgtgTCCATTATGTAGATCTAATATGGgtgataaaaagaatatcaaCCTGTTATTAGGagaattaataaaacaaaaatatccTTTAACATATTCAAAAAGATTAGAAGAAATTGAAAATTTGAAATtagaacaagaaaaaaaagtaataaaagaaagaatTAATGCTATTAATAATTCATCTATTATTCCAATATTTAAAGCACCATTAATATTTGGTCCATATTTTCCAGGAGAAGTTTTTGAtatcaatatttataataaacgTTTTAtagatttaatatattttatatctaatGAAGGTACCTTTGCTATTACATCAagcaaagaaaaaaatgatgaaaaaaagtTATATGGAATACATGTTAAAATattagaacaaaaaaaaagtaatcaAGTTTTCTATTTAAAATGTATAGCCAATTTTAGAGTActcttatataatataacccTTTTTACAGATTATGCAAATTTTGTGGGATTGCATTCTCCACTTTTTGATGAAAACATACCTATCAATTTTTTAACTtctcatattataaataatacaaatgttCATACAGatagtaaaaatataacatgtAGTAATGATAACAATGAACAAGATGTTTCTTTGTGTAATCATACCAATAATGGAgggaaagaaaaaattgaagacttaaaaaaattattatatcaaaTAGAAGTAGAAGaagatattaatttaatttcttACTATTACGAAcagtataaaaatataacaaccATGACAGAACTGATagacaacaataataataatagtaatagtaataatagtaataataatagtaataatagtagtaataataataatagtagtaatatatcaaatactgttaaatattattcttgtattttattatccaaaatatgtttattatgtattaaaaatCAACTTAATCGCTTTGGAAGTGCAGGTGTTATGTTATTTAATACAAAatttagaaatataaaattaactTCTTCTGAACCTTCAAATGAAGAATTAGAAAAATTTTCTTATTCTTTAAGTTGTGCTATTATTTCAAGATCTTCACTTAAATGGAAATGGTTCAAAATTACAGATACATATGAAAGATTAGAAAGTATAacacaatattttttaaaaaaaaaaaataaaagtattcTTGCCTTAGATAATTCAAGATCTCCATTAATACATAGATTCTTTATGTTAGATTCCATATCTTCTTCTTTAATTAtacttgttttttttttaattatcatttgtataaaatattttatatattaa
- a CDS encoding leucine-rich repeat protein: MEIKNKAENLTISNLFRTGDNRGKRNMIMDNKSKLIIDSEKKKNIWSIFTKLDDSNNKKDDDDLNSSLNLNDNSMNYDENESIENFFSPRNIMENDKKNITYSNGTLFKNTEQNYEIRNEIENISNSFKRKYNILLTEKTDDSMLNDIISIKKMKKDQNVNCPSYNSYREFFSKSEGNKSNSNSISNNNSYTLNSNDLTLNNNNLILCGNNESPFSSNSTIMNNKIIYNKIENDDISRRMNKINNIGNFKSLSTLNDKNIIMNTTSIKSTTSTISTTSSITTHAGPIINTKYVDDNDMSSSGQNIQIPNIVEKMDCNNKNYTSSNNGNPYSTNNITKTTNVIKKKNICVPVKPLNIQHKKKIYNYTPNKKVHTFHKNDKFDILGRLGDDVFRYILSSVKNKNLLLLNKRCCALIRSLRIKLIYDESLKSSISADSIMKTIYLSEKLEILDLSGCSHLTSHHFHVFSNSNNIKFQTSLKVLCLKNCNKISDSSLKLLLHRFKNLEVVDIRNCYKISHEGIYPLKFKHTLKKLYMGNLTSSNVTNCHSNDSLKVLFNSKKDNIQLDTVLNNLIALEIINVKYFDDISHLYMIANNLKILNFKGCPIDDTSSNYFQYFKNLLALNLSETNISNHLLNVVINNSTKLKVLDISKTPEILNSTILEIPKKLKYLKKVKLSHLQNVDNFCLRQFLKYSKDLTCIDFSNCWKVNNTFCNINGLEIAAGNKLKDIGAYQCSIDRKSCEGCFAELGCSSLRVHVYNELFLFETSIYTDIKLLEDD; this comes from the exons AtggaaattaaaaataaagcgGAAAATTTAACTATTAGCAATCTTTTTAGAACAGGTGATAATAGAGGAAAGAGAAATATGATAATGGATAATAAGAGCAAGCTAATAATAGATagtgaaaagaaaaaaaacatatggtctatatttacaaaattagatgatagtaataataaaaaagatgacGATGATTTGAATAGTAGTTTgaatttaaatgataattctatgaattatgatgaaaatgaaagtatcgagaattttttttctccaagaaatataatggaaaatgataaaaagaatattacaTATTCTAATGGTAcgttatttaaaaatacagaacaaaattatgaaattagaaatgaaatagaaaatatatctaatagTTTTAAacgtaaatataatatattattaaccgAAAAAACGGATGATAGTAtgttaaatgatataatatcaataaaaaaaatgaagaaagaTCAAAATGTTAATTGTCCAAGTTATAATTCGTATAGagaatttttttcaaaaagtGAGGGAAACAaaagtaatagtaatagtattagtaataataattcttatacACTTAATAGTAATGATTTaactttaaataataataatttgataCTATGTGGTAATAATGAAAGTCCCTTTAGTAGTAATAGTActattatgaataataaaataatatataataaaatagaaaatgatgatatatctAGAagaatgaacaaaataaataatataggaAATTTTAAATCTCTTAGTactttaaatgataaaaatataattatgaataCTACTTCTATTAAATCTACTACTTCAACTATATCAACTACTTCATCTATTACAACACATGCTGGTCcaataataaatacaaaatatgtagatgataatgatatgaGTAGCTCAGGacaaaatattcaaatacCTAACATTGTAGAAAAAATggattgtaataataaaaattatactaGTTCGAATAATGGTAATCCTTACAGTACTAATAATATTACTAAGACAACAAATGTTattaagaagaaaaatatttgtgTACCTGTGAAACCTTTAAATAtacaacataaaaaaaaaatatataattacactCCAAATAAAAAAGTACACACGtttcataaaaatgataaatttgatatattaggAAGATTAGGTGATGATGtatttagatatattttatcatctgtaaaaaataaaaatttattattattaaataaaagatGTTGTGCACTTATACGTTCTTTAcgaataaaattaatttatgatGAATCTTTAAAAAGTTCTATATCAGCAGATAGTATAATgaaaacaatatatttatcagaGAAGCTTGAAATATTAGATTTATCAGGATGTTCTCATTTAACATCTCATCATTTTCATGTTTTTTCTAattctaataatataaaatttcaaACGTCATTAAAAGtattatgtttaaaaaattgtaataaaatatctgATTCAAGCTTAAAACTTTTATTACAtagatttaaaaatttagaaGTTGTAGATATACGTAACTGTTATAAAATTAGTCATGAAGGTATATATCCTTTAAAATTTAAacatacattaaaaaaattatatatgggAAATCTTACTTCATCAAATGTAACAAATTGTCATTCGAATGATTCATTAAAAGTATTATTTAATagtaaaaaagataatatacaATTAGATAcagttttaaataatttaatagctttagaaataattaatgtcaaatattttgatgatatatcacatttatatatgattgCTAATAATCTAAAGATACTTAATTTTAAAGGATGTCCTATTGATGATACTTCTTCAAATTACTTTCaatatttcaaaaatttACTTGCCCTTAATTTGTCAGAAACAAATATATCTaatcatttattaaatgtaGTTATTAATAATTCAACAAAATTAAAGGTACTAGATATATCTAAAACACCTGAAATACTTAATAGTACTATTTTGGAGAtaccaaaaaaattaaagtacTTGAAAAAGGTTAAGCTATCACACTTGCAAAATGTTGATAATTTCTGTTTGAGACAATTTTTGAAGTATTCTAAGGATTTAACATGCATAGACTTTTCAAATTGTTGGAAAGTGAACAACACgttttgtaatataaatgGTTTGGAAATAGCAGCag gaaataaattaaaagacaTCGGAGCCTATCAATGTTCTATTGACAGAAAATCTTGCGAAGGATGTTTTGCAGAACTTGGATGTTCATCCTTACGTGTTCATGTTtataat GAGCTATTTCTATTTGAGACATCCATTTATACAGATATTAAATTACTTGAAGACgattaa